The nucleotide window CCAGTATGAGACATTTTTCAGTTGTGTGGACAGGGTATCTGTACATGTCTTTGTCTTTGGTGTTACTGTCTGTCAGATTTGGGGCATAATTACAGTGCtttgcgtaagtattcataccccttaattttttcacattttgttatgttgctgcctaatGTTAAACTGCCTAAAGTTACTTtcccccccacatcaatctacactcaatacaccataatggcaaagcaaaaaacaggtttttaacatctttgcaaatttattaaaaataaaaaacttaaatgattcccttatctgggacagctgaaatgtagttcaggagcattcatattgcttgtagatgttactacacttcctTTAACCTGTGGTAAATTCAATTGGGTCTGATTtgaaaaggcacacacatcttaataaaaggtctaacagttgaaaatgcatatcatagcaaaaaccaagccctgaggtcaaaagaattgcctgtagagctcagagacaggactgcatcaagccacacatctggggaagagttcagaaaaaaatctgctgtgttgaacgttcacagaagcatgtagtctccgttacccttaatggaagaagtttgaaacaactacAACTTTTCCTAGAGCTTGcatcctggccaaactgagcaattgatggagaaggacctTGACTAAAGTGGTAACCAAGAATCTGATGGTTACTCTAGttaagctccatgatcatatatgcagatgggagaaacttacaaaaGGACAAACATCTCTGTAACATTTCACCGATCTTGGCTTAATGGTGGTGTGACAAGACTCATGGTGGTGTGACAGCATATACGGAGATAGCCTTATTGGAAACCCAGtgtagagcattcagaacctcagaatgggcagaaggttcaccttccaacaggacaatgaaattaagcacacagcaagagtggcttatagacaactctgtgaatgtccttgagtggcccagccacagcctgggcttgaacccaatcaaacatttctggagaaacctgaaaatgtctgccagatccCATCCAAACTGATAAGAGTTTGAGAGGTGAAGATGTGAGGCAAAGAATTGCAGATAATTGCCCAGTGGTGATGTGCAAATCTTGGTGCATCATACCcagaaagacttgaggctgtaaaggtgcttcaactaagtactaggagttaagggtatgaatacttatgcaatgtacttatttcagtttttttattttttaataaatgtttgaagttgtgacagtaatgtttttgctttgtcattatggtgcatgaaTTGTAGAAGAAACTACTTTAAAACAGTTTGTAAggtagcaacataacaaaacgtgaaaaaattaaggcaaggcactgtatgttagATTTTCTCACTTATAAAAGCTGTTAAAGATATGAATATAAATGTACTGAATACAAGCTATACATTTGTCAATACAGTTTGTCTTTACCTTGCATTGTTTCTCCAGATGTATTGCTGTACCAAAAGAAACTGAGAAGCTCTGTTGCTGCCCAGTCCCACTCCCTGAGCACCTACGGTGGGACAGGACGTTTCTCCTTGGATGACATTTACACCGACGGACTTCTTGAAGTGATGGATGGCTCTGGTGAAACTACTACGCTAGGACTAGAGGATGTGGTGGGTCCCTTGGGCACTCTTAATGAAGATGCTGACACCGTTCTTGTTTCTGGAGAGGCAGGAAGTGGCAAAAGCACACTGCTTCAGCGACTGCACTTGCTTTGGGCAAGAGAAGCTTTGCTCACAAACACTTTCCTGCTGTTCCCCTTCAGTTGCCGCAAGCTGAATGCAGAGCACAGAGAGCTATCTCTGAAAGAGCTCCTCTTCCTGCACTGCTGCTGGCCTGATCGAGGTCAGGATGAGGTTTTCCAGTTCATCCTAGACCATCCTAATTTGGTCCTCTTTACCTTTGATGGGCTCGATGAGTTTAAACAGGGTTTCACGGATGAAGAACGCCACTGCTGTCCTACTAAGCAAGTGCCTATACCCGTTTTGCTTTTCAATCTGTTGCAGGGTACGCTAATGAAGGGTGTAATGAAGGTGGTCACTAGCAGGCCACAGGCTGTGGGGCCTTCGCTTAAACGTTATCTCCGCAAAGAAGTGCTCCTGAAGGGTTTTTCACCTGGAGGTATTGACTGCTTTATTAAGAAACATCACAGCGACCCTGCTATGGCTAGACGTGTCATAGAGTCCCTCCAGGCTAACACGGTGTTGCTAAGTCTTTGCCAcatcccagtcttctgctggattgTGACCAAGTGCCACCAGGAGCTTCTGGCTGGACAAGATGGTGTTCCCCAGACTATCACTGATGTGTACCTCCTGGTCTTACAGCATTTCTTTCAGCGAAAGTCATCTCAGTCCCAAGGTGTCCTGGGAAAGGCCTGGTTGGAGGAACATCTGGACACAGTGATAAAACTCGGACAGCTGGCATTCGAAGGTCTGGAAGCCTCTTGTTATGTGTTCTCAGGATATGAGCTACAAAGAAATGGACTCACCGAACAGGATGTTGGCATGGGTTTCCTCATCTACTGCAATGACCTATCTGTTACAGATTGTAAACACTACGAATTTCTCCACATCACCTTACAATGCTTCTTCTCTGCTCTCTATGTTGTTCTAAATCGTAACAGCGATCGTTCTGCTATCTCCAGACTCTTTCAGCCTCAGTACAGACAGCTGTCAGGCCGGTCTCAAAGATGTCTGGGACACTGTATTGACAGTTCTGTAGAGGAGGGGGAGTCCCATGTGACAGAGACACCGAACCTCCAGATTACAGCTCAGTTTGTGTCAGGACTTCTATCCCAGCGGCACCATCAACTCTTGGTGGAATGCTGTCCGGCAGCTGTGCGAGATCGCAAGGCCAAGCAGGCAGTGAAGTCTTTATCTAAAGGTATGCAGAGACATTTCAAGTCAATTCCTCGTCCTGTAGAAGGTGAAAAGAAGAGCATGCATGCCATGCCAAGTTTTGTTTGGCTAATTAAGTGCATCTATGAAATGCAAGACAACAGTATTGCTCAAGATACCATGGCTAAATTGGACGTTGAGCACCTGAAGCTCACCTACTGTAACATTGGACCTGTGGAATGTACTGCGCTGGCATATGTGCTGAAGTACCTAAGGAATCCTGTTGGGCTCCAGTTGGACAACAATTCAGTGGGAGATGTGGGCGTGGAGCAGCTTCTTCCATGTCTACATATTTGTCACTCCATTTAGTAAGATGAGAGGTTAACTGCTTGTGTTTTTGTCTGATTTgttgtttaaaggaatagttcaccaaaatgtAAAATTTCATCATCTATTTGTTCTTTCAATTACTCAACcacttgtcattccaaacctgcatgcATTTCTTGACTCTGtctctgttgaaaaaaacagcacatgctggttaggtatgtttcgaagcatggcagctggtttgagctggtttaagttgatccttagttggtcatgagctggtttaagctggtcatgtgctggtcctaagcaactagctcctgctcaggaccagcttacaccagctcataaccatcttATAACCATCAAACCaaacatatgctgtttttttcagcaggggtggaacccaaaagaagattttttaaatttttgtttgttCATACAATGCAAATTAATGAAGTACAGTGTTGTTTGGACCCaaaaaaccttcaaaatatattatgttctgcagaagaaacaAGATAATACAGGTTTGGGGTGATGTGTGGAAAAATACATgacagatttttaatttatgggattttttgtttgtttctgagAACTGTTTTGCAAATGGATTTATAAGAATTTCTGAACCCTGCAGTTTAAGGAACAATAACATATCAGATGAAGGTATTCGGAAACTTCTGGAAAAGGGAATGAAGTGTGAAAGCTTCCAAAAAATAGCGTGAGAATATTATCTTAACTCTGCATTTTATGAATGATGTTaacttatattattataattgttataCAAGTTTCATTGCTACCTCAATATTTCTGCAGGCTTTTCAACAACAACCTTACAGATGCTTGCACCCAACACTTTgctttgctgttaaaatcaaagCAGAACGTCCTGTCTTTGAGGTCAGTGTTTATTTCAAGTCAGGTTATTATGCGCTTTTACTGGCGTGTGGGATTCTGATCATTCTAATAACATTTTTTCAGGTGGTACTGCACATGTAGAAACACGTTTCTCATACAAAATCTATAATTGCTTTGTAGGCTTGGAAATAATAACATCACATCGCAGGGAGCTGAGCAGCTGGCAGAAGGCCTAAGCTACAACCAGTCTTTGCAGTTTCTTGGGTGAGGTCAATAATGAGAGGAATTCACTTTTGTATGTTCCAATACTGCGGCTATATTAATTTGTATTTCCATTCTGACTTCTTATTTCCAGATTATGGGGTAATAAAATTGGGGACAGGGGAGCTGAGGCATTGGCATCTGCGCTGAAAAATAGCACATCACTAATATGGCTAAGGTAATCTTGTATAGCCCTATATTACCATAATTCTACATTCCATATACAGTTGAGTTTGAAAGTtaacatacatcttgcagaatattcaaaatcttaattattttactaaaataacagagatcctacaaaatgcatgttattttttatgtagtactgacctgaatatttctttcacataaaagacgtttacatatattccacaagagaaaataatagatgagtttataaaaatgaccccgttcaaaagtttaaatatgttaaatatgtttgattcttaatactgtgttgttaactgaatgattcacagctgttaaactgcccgctgttcttcagaaaatcctttgggtcccacaaattctttgtttttcagcatttttgtgtatttgaactcttgattttgagatccttttttgaatttgaagatcagggtaaacttaccttattttgtcttcagggaaacatgtaagtatcttctgtaacttccgAAAGGCagtataaaaaaagaagaagagagatttaggcaaaataagaaaaaatgtacacaccttcattctgttcaaaagtttacacccctggctcttaatgcataatttttctttctgaagcatcagtaagcgtttgaaccttctgtaatagttgcatatgagtccctcagttgtcctcaatgtgaaaagatggatctcaaaatcatagtcattgttggaaaaggttcaaatacatgaaaatgttgaaaaaccaaagaatttgtgggacctgagggttttttctgaagaacagcaggcagttaattgtttaagacaaacaagggattcatgaacaactatcactaaacaaaaaaacacagctgtgcatcattcaggtaacaacacagtattgacaatcaagcgtatgtaaacttttgaacaggatcatttttatgaattcgACTATTACTTTATCTCATGGagtctatgtaaacatcttttatgtgaaatatcctattcaggtcagtactaaataaaaaaataacatgcatttttggtatgcatttttacattttgcagattctgcaaggtgtatgtaaacttttgacctcaactgtattaatataataataataaaaaaactttcaGCTAGTTTATGCGAAATAGCGAAAAGGTTGCCCAGTCAGATCAAACTAAATGTGCAGAGCGCTGAGCCATGTTATGCAGCATGTGTTACTTTAGTGGGTAGTGATAATGTTGGTTTGTTTCAGTCTGGTGGATAATGGTGTGGGCAGTGCAGGTGCATGTGCTCTGGCTGAACTCATCAGTCAGACCAAAACTATGAAGGAATTGTGGTGAGTGACTTATTTAATCcacttcatttattttttttaattgacatttatatGCCTGTATATACCTTCAATTTACATGCCATCTCTCTCTTTCACTTAGGCTAAACAAAAACTGTATCAGCAAAGAGGGGGTTGAGTGTCTAATAGAGGCACTGAAAATGAACACTAGTATTAAGGAAGTCTGGTAAGGTCATTTCTTAGTATTTTAGCTGACTGTTTGTGCTTGTTTTTACTCAATAAATGTTCATACAATACACTCAGTCATTCGCTTAATCAAAAGTCCAGTTAGACAAGTGTTTGTTTTCTCTAACAGTGGtatttgttgttttaaaatgCCTAGTTCACACCCTCTTAAGTTATAATAATGTTTATAAATTCTGTCTGCCAAACTAAATGTCCAATATTATATTTTATCCTCATCATTGTAAAAACAGGTGAACACAATGAAACCACAATAGCATATGTTCAGTCAAAACAGAGAAGTTAAAATTGTGAACTAAAGTTGTCACATGTGAAATTGTGAAATACATTTGCCTAGTGTTTCTATATTCCTTACAATATTTTTGACCAAAACAATAGTTAGACATTTCTGTATGTCTTTTGCTGTTTAATGAATTATTCATAGAAGTTAACTGTTTACATTTTGCTGAAAGGACTAAAGCCCAGTTTTTAACTGCTAGTTTCATTGTGACAACTTTCCCCATTCAATTTCAATAGAGATTAAACGCTTCATGTTTGTGTTGTGAATAATGCCCTTAATACAAAGGCTTTTGCTTTGTGCTCTTAAAGGCTGATGGGAAATAATTTGAGcccagaggaagaggaggagctgAGCAAGCAGGAAAGCAGATTGACCTTCTGAGGGCAAGACAGCTCTGTAATGCCTGCCACCAAACTGCAAAATACAATGCTcatcattttccttttttatgagagaaaaaaaagactggACCTAGctgaggcacacacacacacacacacacacacacacacacacacatacacacaaacaggAAGTGCCCGTTTCATAAATTCTGTGGAGTTGAGGTATAGCTTAAAAGCTATACAATGACTCAGATCACTTGTTACGATTGTCTTGAATCTGTGTTATGTAGCTCCATCCAAGATAAAGGTACTCTAAAAGTTTCACTGTAGTAGAAAACCTCACAATATTAATAAGTAACATTCAAACTGTCAAGCCAGTACACAAACTGAATTTATAAAGGAGGGAAAGTAACACACAACTGTCCCTTGCACTCATTCTGACTTTACAATTGTTGTACATGgtagtttattttaataatgtttttgtgtttgtgtatatTCATAATCTATTGAAATTTTGTGACTTGCATCATAGAATGCCAGAGTT belongs to Garra rufa chromosome 3, GarRuf1.0, whole genome shotgun sequence and includes:
- the nod2 gene encoding nucleotide-binding oligomerization domain-containing protein 2, with protein sequence MSTHQLVLKQRAELLTVLCGGGTAEPLDCVLDLLLAWEVLVWEDYLSIRVAEKPLCSNVRQLLDVVYEKGEDACSLLLAAMNQVLPEEQKVGLCFGKECAVVYKDRPDTATLTLLADRPVLVRKLRDNIDGALNALLTTGCFNIKDCDVVQLPVYTPSQQVRRLLDQVRFKGETAAQTLLQYLEQTEPTRPNPEDKENHLSANVLLYQKKLRSSVAAQSHSLSTYGGTGRFSLDDIYTDGLLEVMDGSGETTTLGLEDVVGPLGTLNEDADTVLVSGEAGSGKSTLLQRLHLLWAREALLTNTFLLFPFSCRKLNAEHRELSLKELLFLHCCWPDRGQDEVFQFILDHPNLVLFTFDGLDEFKQGFTDEERHCCPTKQVPIPVLLFNLLQGTLMKGVMKVVTSRPQAVGPSLKRYLRKEVLLKGFSPGGIDCFIKKHHSDPAMARRVIESLQANTVLLSLCHIPVFCWIVTKCHQELLAGQDGVPQTITDVYLLVLQHFFQRKSSQSQGVLGKAWLEEHLDTVIKLGQLAFEGLEASCYVFSGYELQRNGLTEQDVGMGFLIYCNDLSVTDCKHYEFLHITLQCFFSALYVVLNRNSDRSAISRLFQPQYRQLSGRSQRCLGHCIDSSVEEGESHVTETPNLQITAQFVSGLLSQRHHQLLVECCPAAVRDRKAKQAVKSLSKGMQRHFKSIPRPVEGEKKSMHAMPSFVWLIKCIYEMQDNSIAQDTMAKLDVEHLKLTYCNIGPVECTALAYVLKYLRNPVGLQLDNNSVGDVGVEQLLPCLHICHSIYLRNNNISDEGIRKLLEKGMKCESFQKIALFNNNLTDACTQHFALLLKSKQNVLSLRLGNNNITSQGAEQLAEGLSYNQSLQFLGLWGNKIGDRGAEALASALKNSTSLIWLSLVDNGVGSAGACALAELISQTKTMKELWLNKNCISKEGVECLIEALKMNTSIKEVWLMGNNLSPEEEEELSKQESRLTF